The Grus americana isolate bGruAme1 chromosome 29, bGruAme1.mat, whole genome shotgun sequence genome contains the following window.
TGATGGGCCTCAATCAGGGGAGGTGCTCCTGAGTCAGGAGGGATCTAGGGGGGTGGCCAGAGAGGGGTAAAGGGTATTGGCATGGAGCTGCTGAGAGGGAGAGGGTTGGAGGACATGCAACAAGGAAAAGAACTCTTCAGAGGTGGGTTGACTATCTAATGTACATTTTAGATGAGGAATATCAAAGGAGGTGTTGAAAGTTTGAGCTGCTGAAAGCAAGGGTTTGTTGTGAGGACTTCCTGTGCTAGAGGAATTGGGAAACACAACAGTGTTGAGGATATGTATCTGgagttatgattttttttttctaccttttgaGCTTTCCAGGCACTGTAACTCTGTTCTATCTGTTCCAGCTGTTCTTGCTGGCATAGTTGAATTAGCCCTTGGAGGAGCTACATGGAGTAGCTGTTCTTCCATCAAAAAGCATCCACCACCTTAGACTTCATGATTATACAGAAGGACCATTGCCCACACTTCAGATTTAAAAGTTCCATTTTATGGCCCAGAAAACTTTATATCTTAAGGATTtgtcagaaaaattatttcaactttCTGCAGAGACTGTTTCTGAGGACAGTATTTAAGTATTTGCATGAGAACCTGAATTTCCAAGAGATGAATCAGAGACTTACTTGGAAGAAATCCTTACTAAAGTCTAATGTTTTTAGGAAAGAGTTTAAAGCTAGTAATCTACTGTTTCCTTTCTCCACCACTACTAATCTGTAACTAGTGGGTGTACAACCAAGCCAAATTCTTCAAAAGAATCTTCATCTGAAAAATGGGGAGGGCAGGACAGTAGTTCCTTCTGTGCTGAGGGCTTCACATTGCTTTTGCACATTTGAAATCCCTGATTTTTGGGGCAGGACATTCATCTACATAGTTTAAACTGTTACTGACAGCTGCACAGGTTAGATTTCTCCTAAGACAAATGACATGGgtaaaaacatgagaaaagacCACCAGAACATGGCAACTTTGATGCAATTAACTTTTAATGATAGTGAGAAAAGGAATACATTTTCAGAATCTGCAAGAAGTAAGAAACTGTTCTCCAGTCACGGATACATTCCCATAGGACTGTAGCTGTTGATTTGAACAAATAGGAACAATTTTGAGCAACCTTGTTATATGTTTACGCTAGACAATATGGAAATGTGAGAGGAGAAGCATTAAGGCAGAAACTGAAAGTAGAAGTTAAGAGGAGAAATTCAAATGGGGCTGAAGGGGTACAGCTCCATGGTCTTGGAACAGAGCAGTGGAGGTTCAGATGTCTTTAGCTGTGAAACCATCAAATTTCTTTTGCTGGTTACACCTCACTCAGGATATTCCTGTAGGATTTAGCAGGGTCCGCAGCTGCCACGGCGGTACCTGCTGTACCGGTAGGAGTAAGGGCTGCAAGAACCAGAACCATAGGATCTACCATAGCCATACAGACCCCTGTAACCCAGGGAGCCCCCATAGCCATACAGACCCCCACAGCTCAGGGAGGACCCACCATATCCATACAGACCCCCTTGGCCCCCGTAGCCCAGGGACCCCCCGTAGCCCAGGGACCCCCCGTAGCCCAGGGAACCCCCATAGCCCAGGGAACCCCCAAAGCCCCCAAGGACGGGTGCTCCGGAGGACCCCACAACTGAACcctgggggaaggagctgaggatgggtccGGGGAAGGTGACGACGACTGGAGGCGGCTGGATCACAGTCGTGGAGTCAGGGCACTGACGGACACACGGCTCGTTGCAGCTGtcagcgaggggctgggggcggtAGACGCCACAGGCAGAGGTGGAGCACAGGTCATAGCAAGACATCTTGCAGGGATGGAAGTCAGTCTGTAAAACATGGTCATTTATGTtaacattaaagaaatattgaacATTAGGTTATGATGAAGCACTCCATCAGAGTATCAGTAATAAATCTGGGAAGTAAACTTATTTTCTATTACTATTCTTCCTGGCACTGTAATCTGGCAGTCAGTTTTGACTTTAGCATGACAAAGTCACGTATTGTTAAATTGTATCTTTGGTATTTCCAGATGAGCTAATTTTGGTAGCATTATGTTACCCTTAGTTGATGATTTCTACTTAATAAGTTTCATCTTTCCTGTTATAAACTCACCAGAACTCTGCTAAATGCAGCCATATAGAACCATATATATGATCTATTCTTTATCTCTTAAAACAATCAAGGAATTCTTTGAAGCGCTAAAATGTTACAACTTCAAGAGTCAAAACTGCTTGATAGACCCTTCTTCTGGAGCCTATCTTTACAGGGCCTGGTAACGAATGAGAAACCAAACACTATTTCTAGCAGCAAATAATCTACAGATCACTAGCAGCCTGGCAGTAACTGAAGAGGACTTGGTCCTAAGTTAAAATCAAGAGTTCTTGACAGCAAGTATAGCAAAGTTTTTGAGAGAAATCTGACTTACCCAATTCACGAAGGCGAGTAAGGTGAGAGAAGTGGATAGAAAGACTTAATGCAGAGAGCTTTTATACAGCTCTGTCGATCGCCTGGAGGACATTAGGCATCCTGTGCGTGAGCTCATAATTAGGTACCAACCCCAAATTGTAGGACACGTCGTTCCCCAAAGTGCTGAAATTGTTTTTGCTTATTGCTTGTGCGTTGCAGGCACTTCAAACCCACACATAGCGTGACATGTACACTCCACCACAGACCTCTTTATTATCTCCAGGCTTTATGtgtggaattattttttattattccattGCTTTCTTTAGCATTAGAGGAGGAAGTAGGCTGACTTGATTTATTTAAGAGACCTGCATAATTAGGATGACAGGAGGACAGTCATTTCTTCTGTCCAGTTACAGGTCTTTTAGTGTAATCAACAGTATACCTGGAGacaaaatggaatttctttCAAGATCTCAATGAAGGCTGGAGACAAATAACAAGGGTAAAAACATTCTTTCTGCAGACTTAGCACTTCTACCTCCAGCTACTCAATACAAGGCAAACACAATAATCGGGAGCATCTTTT
Protein-coding sequences here:
- the LOC129197807 gene encoding scale keratin-like, which gives rise to MSCYDLCSTSACGVYRPQPLADSCNEPCVRQCPDSTTVIQPPPVVVTFPGPILSSFPQGSVVGSSGAPVLGGFGGSLGYGGSLGYGGSLGYGGSLGYGGQGGLYGYGGSSLSCGGLSYGSGSCSPYSYRYSRYRRGSCGPC